In Arsenicicoccus dermatophilus, a genomic segment contains:
- a CDS encoding SGNH/GDSL hydrolase family protein has protein sequence MRRRRTPLLAGAGLLAVGAWVVPAHLPAGALTGALSFPLRPAPSAVTTEATGRTLVALGDSVTVGEGQESPAFPQRLADRLSRSGPPVKALNLGVDGQTAADLLQMVRRNPAIRRAVTTSDLVVITSGANDVLDLFGETADQDCGAACIDRGAQGVQQHIAAALHEVRSLQSRPGARAVVTTYWNVGLDGQVARQAETPQMYAWTDRLTRAVNQRLCQAAAKEGATCVDLYAPFKAGGDPTPLLAEDGDHPSPAGQQLIADQIVRALS, from the coding sequence GTGCGTCGTCGTCGGACCCCCCTGCTCGCAGGCGCCGGCCTGCTCGCGGTGGGCGCGTGGGTGGTGCCCGCGCACCTGCCCGCCGGGGCCCTGACCGGCGCCCTGTCGTTCCCCCTCCGGCCCGCGCCGTCCGCCGTCACCACGGAGGCGACAGGCCGCACGCTCGTGGCCCTCGGCGACTCGGTCACCGTCGGCGAGGGCCAGGAGAGCCCCGCGTTCCCCCAGCGCCTGGCCGACCGGCTCTCCCGCAGTGGCCCCCCGGTCAAGGCCCTCAACCTGGGCGTGGACGGGCAGACCGCGGCCGACCTCCTCCAGATGGTCCGCCGCAACCCCGCGATCCGTCGAGCCGTGACGACCTCCGACCTGGTGGTGATCACCTCGGGGGCGAACGACGTGCTGGACCTGTTCGGCGAGACGGCGGACCAGGACTGCGGCGCCGCGTGCATCGACCGCGGGGCCCAGGGCGTGCAGCAGCACATCGCCGCGGCGCTGCACGAGGTGCGCTCGCTCCAGAGCCGCCCGGGCGCCCGCGCCGTGGTGACGACGTACTGGAACGTCGGCCTCGACGGGCAGGTCGCCCGCCAGGCCGAGACCCCGCAGATGTACGCCTGGACCGACCGGCTCACCCGCGCCGTCAACCAGCGCCTGTGCCAGGCCGCCGCCAAGGAGGGCGCCACCTGCGTCGACCTCTACGCGCCGTTCAAGGCCGGCGGGGATCCGACGCCCCTGCTGGCCGAGGACGGGGACCACCCCAGCCCGGCCGGGCAGCAGCTCATCGCCGACCAGATCGTCCGCGCCCTGTCCTGA
- a CDS encoding DUF4442 domain-containing protein, which yields MRLPRNYADVATLVQGAETMRRVMNLWPPFLCSGIHVTEIGEDFRHVQVRLRKHRVTANYVGTQYGGSLYSMTDPFWMIMVLRNLGSDYVVWDKAAEIEFVSPGRTEVRAEFTLTDEHLAEIRRQTEGGRKALVWFDNDVVAPDGAVVARVRKQVYVRRKPGRRGVPGR from the coding sequence ATGCGCCTGCCCCGGAACTATGCCGACGTCGCGACCCTGGTCCAGGGTGCCGAGACGATGCGCCGGGTGATGAACCTCTGGCCGCCGTTCCTGTGCTCGGGCATCCACGTCACCGAGATCGGCGAGGACTTCCGGCACGTGCAGGTGCGGCTGCGCAAGCACCGGGTGACCGCCAACTACGTGGGGACGCAGTACGGCGGCTCGCTGTACTCGATGACCGATCCCTTCTGGATGATCATGGTGCTGCGCAACCTCGGCAGCGACTACGTGGTGTGGGACAAGGCCGCCGAGATCGAGTTCGTGTCACCCGGTCGCACCGAGGTGCGCGCCGAGTTCACGCTCACCGACGAGCACCTCGCCGAGATCCGCCGGCAGACCGAGGGCGGGCGCAAGGCGCTGGTGTGGTTCGACAACGACGTGGTGGCCCCGGACGGCGCCGTCGTGGCGCGGGTCCGCAAGCAGGTCTACGTCCGTCGCAAGCCCGGGCGCCGAGGGGTGCCGGGCCGATGA
- a CDS encoding bifunctional riboflavin kinase/FAD synthetase — translation MHRWSSLSQIPADLGPTVVTLGNFDGVHRGHRAVLQAALELAAGRDAQTVAVTFDPHPVAVLHPDRAPAAVTSLDHRLDLLEEVGLDAVLVQEFTRELAAMAPEEYVETVFVDALHACAVVVGEDVRFGRRNSGDAGTLRELGERHGFEVVTLSDRGDDRRWSSSMVREQLLAGDVAGAAAVLGRSHRVVGTVVHGDHRGRELGYPTANLSPDAYGLVPADGVYAGWLVRLDRAAGDVDRALPAAVSVGTNPTFDGTERRVEAYVLDRTDLDLYGERVAVELVEHLRPTLRFGSVDELLAVMADDVARCREVLAPVVPA, via the coding sequence GTGCATCGATGGAGCTCCCTGTCCCAGATCCCCGCTGACCTCGGCCCGACCGTGGTCACCCTGGGCAACTTCGACGGGGTGCACCGCGGTCACCGTGCCGTGCTGCAGGCCGCCCTGGAGCTCGCCGCCGGGCGGGACGCGCAGACCGTCGCCGTGACCTTCGACCCGCACCCCGTCGCCGTCCTGCACCCGGACCGGGCCCCCGCGGCCGTCACCTCCCTGGACCACCGCCTCGACCTGCTCGAGGAGGTCGGCCTGGACGCGGTGCTCGTGCAGGAGTTCACCCGCGAGCTGGCAGCGATGGCCCCCGAGGAGTATGTCGAGACGGTGTTCGTCGACGCCCTGCACGCGTGCGCCGTGGTCGTGGGCGAGGACGTGCGCTTCGGCCGCCGCAACTCCGGCGACGCGGGCACCCTGCGCGAGCTGGGGGAGCGGCACGGCTTCGAGGTGGTCACCCTGTCCGACCGGGGCGACGATCGCCGCTGGTCGTCCAGCATGGTGCGGGAGCAGCTGCTCGCCGGGGACGTGGCGGGCGCCGCCGCGGTGCTCGGGCGGTCCCACCGGGTGGTCGGCACCGTGGTCCACGGCGACCACCGGGGCCGCGAGCTCGGCTATCCCACGGCCAACCTCAGCCCCGACGCCTACGGCCTGGTGCCCGCCGACGGGGTCTACGCCGGGTGGTTGGTGCGCCTGGACCGGGCCGCGGGCGACGTCGACCGGGCGCTGCCGGCCGCCGTGTCCGTGGGCACCAACCCGACCTTCGACGGCACCGAGCGCCGCGTCGAGGCCTACGTCCTGGACCGCACCGACCTGGACCTCTACGGCGAGCGCGTGGCCGTCGAGCTCGTCGAGCACCTGAGGCCCACGCTGCGCTTCGGCTCGGTCGACGAGCTGCTCGCGGTGATGGCCGACGACGTCGCCCGCTGCCGGGAGGTCCTCGCCCCGGTCGTGCCCGCCTGA
- a CDS encoding FMN-binding negative transcriptional regulator, with amino-acid sequence MYVPAHFALSDDQVRALLHRLSFGELVTQGDQGLEATPLPWLYDPGAGERGSLVAHVARTNTQWRHAGAGEALVLLRGPDHYVSPAWLPSATEHGRVVPTWDYLTVHAYGELVAHEDPAWLRDAVERLTRRHEGGQERPWTTDRAPQRWFDGQLRAIVGVEVRLTRWVAKAKLSQNKSPADVEAEIAALTALGRADSADLLRELSLPAATRRAQVLADLGRRHRDGD; translated from the coding sequence ATGTACGTTCCTGCTCACTTCGCCCTCTCCGACGACCAGGTCCGCGCGCTGCTCCACCGGCTGAGCTTCGGCGAGCTCGTGACCCAGGGGGACCAGGGTCTGGAGGCGACGCCGCTGCCGTGGCTCTACGACCCCGGGGCGGGGGAGCGCGGATCGCTCGTCGCCCACGTCGCGCGCACCAACACCCAGTGGCGGCACGCGGGTGCGGGTGAGGCGCTGGTGCTGCTCCGCGGCCCGGACCACTACGTCTCGCCGGCCTGGCTGCCGTCGGCGACCGAGCACGGGCGGGTGGTGCCGACCTGGGACTACCTCACGGTCCATGCGTACGGCGAGCTGGTCGCGCACGAGGACCCCGCCTGGCTGCGCGACGCCGTCGAGCGGCTCACCCGGCGTCACGAGGGCGGCCAGGAGCGGCCGTGGACCACGGACCGGGCGCCCCAGCGGTGGTTCGACGGGCAGCTGCGAGCCATCGTCGGGGTGGAGGTCCGTCTCACCCGGTGGGTCGCCAAGGCCAAGCTCTCCCAGAACAAGTCGCCCGCAGACGTCGAGGCCGAGATCGCGGCGCTGACGGCGCTGGGTCGCGCCGACTCCGCGGACCTCCTGCGCGAGCTGTCGCTGCCCGCCGCCACCCGCCGCGCGCAGGTGCTCGCCGACCTGGGTCGGCGGCACCGCGACGGCGACTAG